From the Halorussus salinus genome, the window CGTCGAGGCGATTCGGACGGCGCTCACGGAGAGTCCGCGACCGGAACTGGTCCGGCCGGTACTCGCGGACGCCGCGAGTTGGGTCGCCTTCGCGGACGAAGCCCTCGCGCGCTATCGCGGCGAGGTGCGACTCGCGCGACTCGACGACCCCCTGCGTCGGTACTACACCGCGACCGCCCGCGCTCGGAGCGCGCCGTCGGCGTGTCGGCGCGTTCTCGACGCGCTCGAACGCTGAACGGCGTTTAGACCGACGCAGACTCGCGTCCTCGCGGTCGGCCAGATACTCGCGGAGGTCGCTCTCGCCAGCCGAGCGGCGAGAGGCCGTTCTCGGCGGCGCGAATTCCGGTATCGAAATCGACGGGAAGATTCGTGTGTACGCGACGCAGAAGTTTCGTTGATGCTGTAGGACGAGATACCGAAATACTCGTCGGCGATTCGCTACACGCGTTGTTTCTGCGAGTCGATCTGCCGCTGGGTGGGGAGATACCAGAGGATCTCCTCGATGTCGGTCCCCTTCGAGATTTCGACCGAGAGGTTCGAACCGCCCGAAACGTGGAGTTCGAGAACCTGCGGCCGACGGAAGATTGCGAGGAGCGTGATGAGAACGCCGACGAGAATCGGAATCGTAAGGATGCCCAGCGCCAGCGTCCGAAGGTCGATCTGGCGACCGTACTCGACCGACGTGACGTTATCGAGCGGCACTTCGCGGAACCCGAAGCCGCCCGCCATCTTCTCGTGTACGAGGAGTCGCTGGTTGGTCACGTACCAGTGGGTTTCGCCGTATCCGAGAAGGGATTTTACCCAGTGAACGAGTCCGTTCGGCCGATGTTTGAAGGAATACGAGACCTCCTCGCCCTTCAGCATGTAATCGTCAATGTCGCTGCCTCTACTTGCCATCACGCATCCGTTTCGTCTCCGTTACTTATACCTACGGACGAAATATTTATTTCTGAGAATAAGAGCGAAGTAGCCGCTACGCAGCCGACTACATCGCAGTGACCTTCTCGCTCGGCGAGCGCCCGGTCCCGCTAATCGGACTCTCGACCTTCGTCGCTACGACCGTTCGGGCCTCCTCGGGCGAATACGCGTCGCTGCCGACCGCCGAGAACGCCTTCCGGCGAAGACGAACCGGAAAACATTCAGTTCGGTTGTTAGTCTGGAACGACATGCGACGCCGCCAGTTCCTCTCGTCCGGAGCCGCCCTCCTCTCGGTCAGCCTCGCCGGATGCGGCCACCCGTCCGTCGTTCTCGATATGAACGACGCGACAGCAGACGATATCGCCGACGAGGTTTCGATGGCTACCGAGCCGGGGTCCGAAGAACACGCGGTCGTCACGTCGGCCCGCGAGAACGGCTCGGCGACGCGGACCGGACGGTACGAGCTGTTCGACCACACCACCACCGTCCGGGTGAACGATACCTTCTATAGCGTTTCGGAGACGCGACTCCGGAGTAGCGAGGTGACGGTCTACGAGGTCCTCCTCGATTTCAATCCGGAGGAGACGACGCCGGAACTCGGCGAAATAGAGTACGACGACCTCCCGGAGGTGGACCGTGACCGCCTCGGTTCGATTCTCTCGGAGGAACCGCGGTCCAACCACGACGGGTACGACGTGGGCGTCGGGTACGGAAGCGCCGAGGAGGTGGGGAACGACTCGGTGTTCGTCCCGGAGCGACAGTACGACGTTCTCGTCCACGACGGGAACCGGTATCGCGTGGCAGTTGACTCCCGAGATGCAACCGAGGCGGAGTACCGATACGAGGTGACGGAGATCGCTGCCGACGTGGACACGTTCGCGGATCAGATTCGAGAGCAGTACCTGTTCGCGCTCACGGACCTGTCCGACGCCGAGCGGACGGTCGTCGAGGGTGCAATCGACGGCGGGTACTTCGAGGACGGTGATGCCTTTCAGGCGGTAATCGAGCGTATCCGACAGCACGAGGGCTTGAACGAGGACGATTTCTACGGGACGTGGCTCCTCGAATACGAGGATGTCGAGTATATCACCTACGCGGAATGGTGATTTCGGGTCAGAGAACGCCGACGTATTCTCGACTGCTCGCCCGACGGTCTTCCCCTCGTATATCAACTAAACGTAATAAAAATTTATCTAATATAAAGTATTTTATGTTTGTTTTTGTATGGTTGGATGGAATCAGTACACTTTTTGCCGACCGCCCAGATTTTCCTTGCGAGTCGTTCTATGCCCTGCTGGCCCACGGTACGGCCGGTGTTCGACCCCCTTTCCCCTCCCGCCGCGCGACGGGCCCGATAGCCGCAGCACTCGGGTTCGTTTCGCTACCTCCTCGGTAGTCGCACTCTCTCTCGACCAGACACACACACAGATGCTGACACCGATTGAGCCACCGGTTAACAACCGGGGCTCGCACGGCCGCGTACCGACATTCGAGTCGAAGTCGAAGTTGAAATTGAACTGCTCGTCCGAATCACGCTACGATGCGCTGACACTCCGCGAGGAGGGTCCGCGATGATGGCTGCGATGCGGTTGCTGGGGCGTAACCGAGATTTCCGTCGGTTCTTCGCTGGCCAGTTCGCGACGAACGCCGGGGATAGCCTCTATACGGTCGCCGTACTCTGGCTCGCCTTCGAGTTGAGCGGTTCGACCGTCGTCACCGGTGCCCTGAACGCGATACTCCTGCTCCCGTGGTTACTACAGCTGTTCGCCGGACCACTCGTGGACCGTCTGCCACTCAGGTTCCTCCTCGTCGGGTCACAGGTGGTTCAGGGCGTCGTTGTGCTCGTTCTGCCGCTCGCGGCGGTCACTGGACGGCTCAGCGTTGGCGTGTTGTTCGTCGTCGTTCCAGTTCTGATGGTTGCATCGTTGGTAATGGCGCCGATGGAGACCGCGCTACTCCCTCGTATCGTCGATGACGAGCGACTCTCCGAGGCCAATTCTGCCCTGTCGGCGGTGACGCTCGGACTGGATATGGTGTTCGACGCGATTGGGGGTGGTTTCATCGCTGTATTCGGAGCGACGGCACTCTTCTTCGCCGACTCGCTCACGTTCGCCGTTGCCGCCCTGTTGTTCGCCGGTATCACGCTGGGAACGCCGGTGCATCGAGACGAGCGAGAGCGGAGCGACGAATCCGAACCGACCGTCGAATCGGTACTCCGGTCGTACGTTTCGGATCTACGGGCAGGTGTGGAGGTCCTCCGCGGAACCCTCTTTATCGAACTGGTGCTGACGACTGCGGTGGTGAACTTCGCCACAGGAGTCACGCTGGCGATTCTGCCAGCGTTCGGCGACGGTCTCGGCGGACCCGGAATCTACGGCTTGCTGCTGGGAGCCCTCGGCATCGGGCGACTCGTCGGATCGATTGCTGGCCCCTCTGTAGAGGATATCCCCTACGGGTGGGTGTTGATCTCTCAGGGACTAGGTGCGGGTTGCTGGGTCTTGGCGGTGTTCGCTCCGACACCGGCACTCACGGTAGTTCTGTTCGGCCTCGCGTGGGTGCCCGCTGGCGCATCGGGCGTACTTACGTCGACGCTGAACCAGCGAGTATTCCCGGCCGACTTACTGGGCCGGGTCACTGCGACGAAGGGAACTGCTTCGGGGGCGACGCTCCCGCTGGGTTCACTCGTCGGCGGTATCATCGCCGAAACGCTTGGAACGACAACGACCATGGCGCTAGCAGCAAGCGGCTTTGCCTTCACGGCCGTCTACGTCCTCTTACGTCCGCAACTCCGACAACTTCCCGCTGTCGGGGCCGCAGTTCCAGACGACTTCGACTTGCGGACCGAGACGGAGTCGGACTCCTCACACGGTTAAAACGACACGGCGGACACCTACGTCCGTATTTTCAAGCCAGCAAGATACCTACCTACCGATTAGTAACGTCCTCGTTCGGATACCGGTTGGTCTCGTACAGAATGCGGTCACCCGTCCGACGCGCAAAAACACCTATTCGGACTCCTTACCGAACGACCGCTCCGTCCGACCCCGGACAGGCTCCGGCTACGAGGAGTTTCAAAGAGACGACTAGCCGTACACCCTAAGACAGTCCATAAATTTATGCCCTATTAGTAAGTATATTATAACACACTAGAGATATTTTCGCCTGTGAATGTATACTATTCATTCAAGACAGAAGTTATATGTATTGTCGCTAAGAATTGGGACACGAGCAACTCCGCCGCCCGACTGCCCTCCACGTAGGTAGTAGCTGGGAGCGTGAGTTGCAACGCAACCCATGAAACTACGAGTACTCGCATTAGTGGTGTTGGTCGTCGGTGCAATGCCAGCCGCCACAGCACAGACAACGGCACCCACCGACCCATCCACCCTGACCGATTCAGGCGTATCGTCCGTTCAAGAAACCACCGCGAATCAAACCCAGACAGTCAACGCCAGCACTACCTCGGACGGCTCCTCCTCCGAGACATCCAATTACACCAAACTCTACGTCGAGAGTGACTACGACCACCCCGACCTCAAACCCGGCGAGTCCACGGAATTCACCGTCACGGTGACAAACCGTGAGGACTCCGAAGTGACACTCGATCCTCACGTTTACATCCCGCCGACCGGGGAAAACCTCATCAAGAAGTCGTGGGTCACAATCGAGGGCGACTCGACCGTCGGCGCTGGCAGTGAAACCGAGTTCAGTGTTACGATTTCCGTGCCCGAGAGCGCCGAGACGGGCCACTATAGCGGTCAAGTCGCGTTCACCGACGAAACCGTGACTTACCCCGGTCGCCCCGCCCGACCCGTCCACGCCGCCAGCGTCCGCATCAACGTCTGGAAGAAGCCCACCGTCGAAATCGTCTCCGGGACGTACGTGACCGGACAGGTCGAAGCCGGTGACACCGCCACCAAGCAAATCGTCATCAAGAACACCGGCGACCAAGCCGTCCCGCTCAGCCCCCAGCTCAGCCAAGAACGCCACCGCTACGGCGGGAGTTCTTCGCAACTCGACCCCGCATGGCTCGATATCGACGCTCCTTCGACAATCGAATTGGGCGAAACTGCGACCGTCTCGGTCACGGTATCGCCCCCTGAGAGCGCCGACAGCAACCGATACAGCAGCCAGCTTGACCTCGGCCTGAAAGACCCCAACCGCGACGGCAACAACAACCACTGGCAACAGATCAATCTGAACTTCGAGGTTTGGAACCAGCCCGAGGAGCCCTTCACGACTTCCTTCGAGGTGAGTGAGGAAACCGAAAATATCACCCTCACGCTCGGGCCTCGAACGAGCTACTACAGTAGCACTGACACTACCCCGAGCTTCGACGTGACGTTCGTCGCGCCCGACGGCACTATGGTCACTGCTAAGCGCGTCGAAGTGACGAACAAGGGCTTCGTCGACCTGAGCGAAAGCAACAATCCTAACGTCCAGCAACAGGGCGCCTACGGCGTCCGGGGTGACGGGAAGAAATTCGTCTACCGCGTCGACGACCCTGACGCAGGCGCGTGGAACCTCAAGGTCATGCCCGAAAACGCCATCGGGTTCACCTACGAGATTACACGCAACGAAAACGAAGCCTAGATAATTCCAACCATCGACATTTTTATTCGTTTACTCGAACAGTGAGCGTGTAGTCCGCGACAGTTCGAGCGTCTTCACCCGTATCGGAGTGGACAACCTCGAAAGACCATGCCGAATCAGCCGACAGCTCGGGGGCATTCGTAGTGGCGCGGTCTAGTGTCTGGCCGTCGGCTTGCTGGAACGTTGCAGTTAGACCGGACCAATGACTACCTCGTCACCTGTGTTCTCTAATGTATACGATGGGATACGAGGTCAGTGGATAAATACGCGGTTGTAATCCGTTGAGACCACGCATCCATAGCCGAGCCACCGGACGATTCGCCCCCGCCTACCCACGGAGATGGGTGTAGTAATTGAACAGGTCGGCGTACGTCGGTTCGGTCACACGGGCGTCCGCGAGCCCGTCAGCTACCGCCGACGGGTCCGTCTCCGGTGCGAGGAGTCCCCGGACGACGCCGTCGCCCCTGAACACCCGCCCGTCGATTACGTCGTCGGCGATCGCGTCGGTGTTCCCCAGCGAGGTCTCGACCACCGGCGGGACCGACGATTTGATCTCCGCTGGCGTCCCCTCCGCCGCGACGCCGTCGTCGGTGAAGAATACGATGCGGTCGGCGACATCGGCGTCCATCGGAAGGTGAGTCGTCACGAGGACCGCCTTGCCGCGGTCGCGGAGCGTCGATAACCGGTGGTGGATCTCGCTCACCATCGTGAGGTCGAGGGCGGCAGTGGGTTCGTCGAGGACGTACAGCGGAGCTTCGACACTGAGGGAGATCGCGAGTTCGAGTTTCCGACGCATCCCGCCGGAGTAGTGTTCCACCCGGTCGTCAAGCCGCTCACCGATTCCGAACTCCTCGACCAGCGTCCGCCACCTGTCGGTGAACGACGGGTTGAGTCGGTCGTAAAACGCGATGTTCTCCCGTCCGGTTAGTCTGTCGAGAATTAGCGCGTCCTGAAGGAGGAAGCTCGTCGCACCGGGACTGGCGGCTGGCGGTTCGCCGTCAATCTCGACGGACCCTGCGGACGGAACTAGCCCGCCAGCGAGACAAGAGACCAACACGGACTTCCCCGTTCCGTTGGGTCCCATCAAGACGACGATCTCGCCGGTATCGACGGTCAGATCGATTCCGTCGAACACCGGGGTCCCACCGAACGATTTCGCGATATCTTCGGCGACGAGTACCGACTCGTTCATCGGAGGACCTCCTTGTCGTACAACTGCCACCGTGCGAGGGCCGTACCGACCGCCGCTGTTCCCGCGCTGTAGACGGCGAGCGTGGCGAGACGACCTGCTGTCCCGACGAAGTCGATGGCCGAGACCCCTTCCACGGTGACGAGTCGGACAGCCATCGCGCGCGTCGCGAGTACGTTCGGGAACAGTTGCACCACCGACTGGTCGAGGATCGCCACCGACGGCAGCATCCCGTTGTATCCGGTCAGCATGAACCCGAACACCGCCACAAGCGACAACGCGAACTGCGCGTACTGTTCGTTGTTCGCCGCAACGACGATGGGGATCGCGGCGGTCATAAGCACGACGCTCAGACCGAGGAGCGCGGCGACCACCGTCGCGGCTTGGACCACACTCCCGACGCCGAGCGGAGCGCCATCGAGGATGCCGACGGCGAGTCCGAAGATAAGCGCCAGTGCCGCCACCGTCGAACTAGCCGCCATCCGCCCCGCGAGGTCCGCCGAGGGACTCACCGCCATCGAACGGTACGCGCGAAATCGGTCGGCCTCCAAGTCGACGGCGAGCTGACTCCCGAACACGGTCAAAGAGGCGATCATCGCGCCCAAGGCGGCGATTCCGACAGCGAACAGCCCCTTGGTAGTCGGGTCGAACGACCGCGTCGCCGTCACGAGGAGGTACATCATCGGCGGGAGTCCGATGGCGACGCCGAGTACCGTCCAGCTTCGACTGACATCGCGGAGCGTCCGGTAGGCGAACCCGGCGGCCTGCGCTACCCAGACGGTGCCCGCCCGTTCGACCGGTGGCGCCGCACATTCACTCGACGGTAGCTCCTCCGAACTGGCTCCGACATCCTCCACTCTCGTGCCGCGGTCGCTCACGCGCAGCCACCTCTGGAGCCGCCGCTTTCCGGGCGAGCGACCGATATCACCGCGACGTTCGCAGCTCTTTCGACCGGACAGCTCCCAACGAGGACTGTTCGCGTCCGGGCGGTTCCCGTCCGGTTGGTGAGTCTTCCGGGGACGACCGGAGTCACCGCCGAGGGCGAATTCGACATGGGCGATGAGTGTGCAGGAACAGTGGTAAGTGTTATCTGCACGGCCATTAAGTTGGAAACCCTACATAAAAATCGGAATACGTACGGCGCAGAAACCCGCACTGGGGAGCATGACGGACCCTGCGGACGGATCATACGAGGACACGTACGCGGCGCTGACCGACGAGACGCGCGTTCGCATCCTATTCGCGCTCGCGGAGCAGTACGACGAGGCGTGGTCGTCCGGGTGGCTCTCGTTTTCGGAACTGCGCGAACGGGTCGGCGTCGAGGACACCAGCCGATTCAGTTACCACCTCGACGAACTCCAAGACACGTTCGTTCGCAAGGTCGACGGTCGGTACCGCCCGCGAGTGGCTGCCCTCGAAATCGTGTCGGTCATCCGATCAGGGACGTACGACGGCGATGCGGTTGCGGTCGATGAGCGAGAGACCGACTACGAGTGTCCTCACTGCCAGCGGGCGCTCGTCGCTTCCTACCGGGACCACCACCTGTACCTCGGTTGTCCGTCTCACGGAGCGGCGGTCGCGTATCCGACCCCGCCGCGAGCGATGACGGATCGAACGCTGGAGGAAACGATCGACATCTCGCTTCGCAAACACGCCTGCGACGTGCGACTCTTCCGCAACGGTCTGTGTCCACACTGCTGGGGCACCGCCGGTCTCTCGTTTCCGCGAGAATCCGCCCCGGACTCGTATCTCTTAGACGATATCGCGTACGCGACGGCGGCCTGCGATACCTGTTGGGTGTCGTATCCGCTCCCGGTCGCCCACGCGGTTCTCGGTCACCCCGCCGTCGAAAACCTCTACGCCGAGCGCGGACTCGGACCGGCGGACGCCCAGATTGGACCACACGACCTAGCTAGGGTAAGCGAGGTCACCGACTGCGAGGGCAAATCGCCAGCGGTCAGGCTTACCGTCAGTCTCGACGACCGACCGCTCGTCATCGAACTGGACGAGAGTTGCGCCCTCCTCGATCACTGGCGCCGATAGCAGTACTCACTTCGGTGGTTGTTTGCGCCAACGTCGAGCAAGGGTCAGTAATCTCGAGGAGAACGCCGCGATACTCGACATCGAAGGTTTCCCCATCGAAGGCGAGGTTCGTGGACCAGATGAGAGTAAGTCGAAATAGGGGATTGGAGGACGGACACTCCGCAGGAGGGTCGGGGGAAAGGGGATTTCTGCGGTATGAATCCTCCGTATCGCACCATGCTGGGTGGCAAGGTGCATTTCGGACTCGACATACAAGAAATATAAAAATGTCGAAATTATTGTTTCAGTATTATTTTCCTGTAGCGAACCGGACTCTCAGTTTCGTCCCGACGAGTGAATCTTCGCGGTGTTCGTTTCCTCGGCAGTCCACAGCACTTCGTGGGGGGCGACGCCCAACTCGTCGCCCACGTCCGCCGAGATCATATTCTGGATGCAGCGGTAGCCGTCCTGTGGCTTTACCGTATCCGGGACTAGCTGCGTACTACACGTCAACTGAAACTACCAAGGTCGTTATGAAATTCAGGCCGAGTAACAGAGTAGCTCGGTTTTTGTTCATAATAAGCACGGTCTCTGACCAAAGCTATCCCATCATACTTCATGTATATTTAAATAAGTAAATTTCGTTATAGTTTTCGCGATCAGCGTCTTACAGTCGCCTTCATGGTACACCTCCCGGATTTCCGCTACTACACCAAATGGCACGACCACGGTAACCGAAAGCAATACGAAGCCCCCGCGGAGCCTTGGAGCCAGATTTACGTCGACCCGACCGACCCCGAGCGGTTGGCCATCGCTCCTCTACCGTGGGGTCTCGGACGCGTGCGAGGCGGCGACTGGGACTCCTCCGAGAACTGCCGGAGTCTCACCGACAACCGAATGTACGAGGGACTCCGCCAGCACTTCGAGGAGGACCGGGAATGGGAGGAGACAGTCTACCACGACTGGGTGGCGGAGTCCATCGAAGACGAGGGGCACTTTCGAGGGTACGAAAATCTCGAAACGGTCGTCGAGGAACGCTACCCTGCCGTCGACGCTCTCTACGAGCGCATCCGCGAGGAGGGCTACCGGCCCAACCACGGGACTATCTACGATACTCCGGAAGGAATCGAGGGAATTCACGAACTCGACCCGATGGTGCTGGTCGGCAGTTCGGGCGAGCTAATCTGGACCGAAGGCTTTCATAGGCTGTACTTAGCACGCTTCTCAGGAATTGACGAGATTCCGGTGTACGTACTGCGTAGGCACGCGGAGTGGCAGCGTATCCGCGACCGAATCGCTGCCGTCCCGGATGGCGAAGTGCCCGCCAACCTCGGCGAGTACAGGAATCACCCGGATGTCGAGGACGTAGTCGGGTAACGACAGGGGTTCACTCCCATCTCTCGCAGGGTTCTTCCCACCGGATCGGATCGCGGTCGTTGTCGATGTACGTTCGGTATTCGGTACGAAGTTCCCGCCAATTATTCGGTGTTCAGCTCGCGAACCCGTTACGTTCAGAATTTGTACCCTACTACGGTCGAACCGCCAATCCTGACGGAGAAGTGCTACCGTAACCCCGAGATTTGAGAGTCCGATGTGGCGGTCTGTACATATTTACGCGGCGGGGTTCGCGAGATGCGCCGTCAGGACTCGCGCCACTTGTGGCCGCACTCGACGCAAGTGAACAGCCGAACTTCGTAGGAGCCGCCCGGCTTCGGCAGCATCTCGTAGTAAGCCCGGTCGCTGTCGCAGTCGTCCGCCGGACAGGACTCCTGCATCGTCTCGGTGGAGCCTTGGGTCGCGTCGGCCACGGCGGGTGCCCCGTCGTCCTGCTGTCCATCTTGGGTCGTCATCGCCGCTTCCGCTTGCGAATCCCGCGACTCCTCGTTCTCACAGGAGCGACACACCCACGTGTCGCCCTCCGTGTGCATCATCGAACCGCACTCGTCACAGAATTGCATATAACGGAGGAATACACGGTTGCGGATATATGTGTTAACTTCCGATGCGTCGTGGCTTTCAGGCAACTGCTCGTGCCGACCGTGCCGAGTTATCGAAGAGGAGACAGGCAACGTTCGATCATGTCCGACATCTATCGACTGGCTACGGAGTGTAATAAACACGGCCCGAAATCTCGGGACGAAGGTGAATGTCAGTGTCGGAGTCCTCGGGATTCGAACAGGAGTATTCGAGTTGACGTACTGGGATGCCACATCGAGAGCGTCCTGTCGAAGTTGCTCGGCGGCGTACTCGTGAGACGGGTCTTTCCGACGCCCGAAGGCCGAGGAGAAGCGTGGTGTCGGTGGGATTGCCGTCGGTGAGCGGCGCGAAAATTTCGGTGAGGTAGTGACTTCGGCGTCGCGGCGTTCGACCTCTCGGGGGACGAAGCCAGTCCGGAGAATTCGAGTATCGGTTATCGTCGGCTGTGGTATCAGGTTCGCGGGAGTTGAGCAAGTGGGTGGTTTCCGGAAGTCCTAGAAGCGAGTCGAGTCGGGACGCTCCGGGGGCGGTGAGAGCGAACACCGCCGGTGGCGACGGAAAACGTATCAACTACGTGTTTATTCTGCGGGTGAAACGGCCTCGGAGCCAGCGACTCGCGACGAGAGCGAATGGCGGAATACTCTTACCGGTGGCTCTCACAGGGCCTGTATGTCCCGGAGCGTCCTCTCCGTGCTGTTCGCGCTCGACGCGATACTCCTCGTTCTCCTCGCTATCGGATTCCGGTTCACCGAACCTGGAACGCCGGAATACGCGATTTCGCAGGTGACGCTCGGTATCCTCCTACTCACTGGAGTCGCCATCGCGATCGCTGCACGCCGGGACCTGCCGTTTCTCGAACCCTGACGCCGGCCGGTCGCGCCGTCTTCTCCTCGTCGCTCGTCGCCCGCTAAGTGTAAGCAAAAGTATTTATTGAGTGCCTACACCAAAATTATCATGAAAAATATGTATATATAACGGTGTGTATTATCATGGTATGCCCCCTCAGGACACGGGACATAGGCGGAGAGTACCTCGAAAGACGCGCCGACGCGTGTTACAATCTATCGGCGCGGCCAGCGCAGTCGGTCTCGCCGGGTGCGCAGGGTCGAACGAAGACGCCGTGGAAGGAGACCAGACCGAGACGACGGCGTCCGGAACCGAGGGCGTGACCGACACGACGACCCAAAAGTCGGACTCGCTCGAAATGACCGACGAGACGTTCGTCACCGCGACGACGAACGTTCCCAAGGACATGCAGTTCAACCCGTACGGACAGAAGTACCCCGACCGTGCGGCGCTCGCGCTGTTCGAGAACCTCATCTACGTCAACGAGGCGACGAGCAAGTTCATGCCGGGCGTCCTCGAATCGTGGGACATCAGCTCCGAGTCGGTGACGCTGTCGGTCCGCGACGGCTTCCACTGGCACAGCGGCGAGGAGGTCACGGCCGAAGACGTTGCGTTCAAACTCAAACTCGAGATTCACGACGGTGCCGCGCTCAGCAATATCGTCGCCGCCGAGAACGTCTCAGTCACCGACGAATCGACGCTCGAACTCGGACTGAAGCGGGCCGTCGCCGACGAGGTGTTCCTCTACTCGCTGAAACCCATCGCACTCGACACGCCTCCGGCGGAGTTCCGAGAGTTCTTAGAGGCGTACGAATCCGACGGCGAAGCCCCCGGTCTCACCGAGAAGACTATCGAAGAACCGAACGGGACGGGTCCGTTCGCGTTCGTTCACGCCCGCAATCAGGAGTTGCTCGCCGAACGCGTCGAGGACCACCCGGACGCGGATAAAATCAACTTCTCCCAGTTCAAGTGGAACTACCTCCAGTCGAATCAGAAGCAGTGGCAGGCGCTCCGCACCGACACCGTCGACGGCATCGACAACGTGTTCACGCCGAGCAACATCGCACAGTCCTACGGCGACCACGTCCGGGAGATTCAGATGCCCGCCAACTGGGGAATGGGCATCATGTTCAACCACGACCACGAACACTACGGCCAACAGAACGTCAAGCAGGCGATTCAGTTCGTCATTGACCGCGAGAAACTCGCACAGACCGCGGGCGAGAAGATGCACGTTCCCGTGGAAGTTCCGTGCGGTCTCCCCGGTAACTTCGACGGCAGTTACAAGGAGTGGCTCGGCGACTCGCTGTCGGACTTCGAGCGGTACGAACCCGACACCGACCGCGCAGCGAAACTCCTCCGAGAGGCCGGGTTCTCGAAGGACGGCGGGACGTGGACCGACGCGAACGGCAAGACGCTGTCGTTCCCGTTCAAGATTCCCTCCGGGTGGAACGACTGGACCGCCGGCGGCCAGTCCATCGTGCAGGACCTCAACGACTTCGGCATCGAGGCGTCGCTCAACCCGAGTCAGTCCTACTGGGGCGACATCTACGGCAATCAAGAGTACAGCGTCGCCGGTCTCGGCTGGGCCGACGGCAAGCTCTATCCGTACTTCTCGCTCAACAAACTGCTCAACGGCACCCGCTCGCGCGACATCCTGAAGTTCCCCCGTTCGGCCGAGGTGCCACCCATCGGGAACCCGGACGGCGAGACGCGGACGGTGGAGTTCGAAGCCGAGCTACAGAAACTCGCTAGCCTGACCGGCGAGGAGGCCAAGCAAAAGACCCAGGAGCTGGCGTGGGTCATCAACCAGCATCTCCC encodes:
- a CDS encoding transcriptional regulator, producing the protein MTDPADGSYEDTYAALTDETRVRILFALAEQYDEAWSSGWLSFSELRERVGVEDTSRFSYHLDELQDTFVRKVDGRYRPRVAALEIVSVIRSGTYDGDAVAVDERETDYECPHCQRALVASYRDHHLYLGCPSHGAAVAYPTPPRAMTDRTLEETIDISLRKHACDVRLFRNGLCPHCWGTAGLSFPRESAPDSYLLDDIAYATAACDTCWVSYPLPVAHAVLGHPAVENLYAERGLGPADAQIGPHDLARVSEVTDCEGKSPAVRLTVSLDDRPLVIELDESCALLDHWRR
- a CDS encoding RPA12/RPB9/RPC11 RNA polymerase family protein; this translates as MQFCDECGSMMHTEGDTWVCRSCENEESRDSQAEAAMTTQDGQQDDGAPAVADATQGSTETMQESCPADDCDSDRAYYEMLPKPGGSYEVRLFTCVECGHKWRES
- a CDS encoding MFS transporter, translated to MMAAMRLLGRNRDFRRFFAGQFATNAGDSLYTVAVLWLAFELSGSTVVTGALNAILLLPWLLQLFAGPLVDRLPLRFLLVGSQVVQGVVVLVLPLAAVTGRLSVGVLFVVVPVLMVASLVMAPMETALLPRIVDDERLSEANSALSAVTLGLDMVFDAIGGGFIAVFGATALFFADSLTFAVAALLFAGITLGTPVHRDERERSDESEPTVESVLRSYVSDLRAGVEVLRGTLFIELVLTTAVVNFATGVTLAILPAFGDGLGGPGIYGLLLGALGIGRLVGSIAGPSVEDIPYGWVLISQGLGAGCWVLAVFAPTPALTVVLFGLAWVPAGASGVLTSTLNQRVFPADLLGRVTATKGTASGATLPLGSLVGGIIAETLGTTTTMALAASGFAFTAVYVLLRPQLRQLPAVGAAVPDDFDLRTETESDSSHG
- a CDS encoding ABC transporter ATP-binding protein, whose translation is MNESVLVAEDIAKSFGGTPVFDGIDLTVDTGEIVVLMGPNGTGKSVLVSCLAGGLVPSAGSVEIDGEPPAASPGATSFLLQDALILDRLTGRENIAFYDRLNPSFTDRWRTLVEEFGIGERLDDRVEHYSGGMRRKLELAISLSVEAPLYVLDEPTAALDLTMVSEIHHRLSTLRDRGKAVLVTTHLPMDADVADRIVFFTDDGVAAEGTPAEIKSSVPPVVETSLGNTDAIADDVIDGRVFRGDGVVRGLLAPETDPSAVADGLADARVTEPTYADLFNYYTHLRG
- a CDS encoding ABC transporter substrate-binding protein; the encoded protein is MLQSIGAASAVGLAGCAGSNEDAVEGDQTETTASGTEGVTDTTTQKSDSLEMTDETFVTATTNVPKDMQFNPYGQKYPDRAALALFENLIYVNEATSKFMPGVLESWDISSESVTLSVRDGFHWHSGEEVTAEDVAFKLKLEIHDGAALSNIVAAENVSVTDESTLELGLKRAVADEVFLYSLKPIALDTPPAEFREFLEAYESDGEAPGLTEKTIEEPNGTGPFAFVHARNQELLAERVEDHPDADKINFSQFKWNYLQSNQKQWQALRTDTVDGIDNVFTPSNIAQSYGDHVREIQMPANWGMGIMFNHDHEHYGQQNVKQAIQFVIDREKLAQTAGEKMHVPVEVPCGLPGNFDGSYKEWLGDSLSDFERYEPDTDRAAKLLREAGFSKDGGTWTDANGKTLSFPFKIPSGWNDWTAGGQSIVQDLNDFGIEASLNPSQSYWGDIYGNQEYSVAGLGWADGKLYPYFSLNKLLNGTRSRDILKFPRSAEVPPIGNPDGETRTVEFEAELQKLASLTGEEAKQKTQELAWVINQHLPMAPLMEKVDQSWVTTDDWNTTTSDDEDAIVDWPQYYLPREGKLTAKPE
- a CDS encoding PH domain-containing protein yields the protein MASRGSDIDDYMLKGEEVSYSFKHRPNGLVHWVKSLLGYGETHWYVTNQRLLVHEKMAGGFGFREVPLDNVTSVEYGRQIDLRTLALGILTIPILVGVLITLLAIFRRPQVLELHVSGGSNLSVEISKGTDIEEILWYLPTQRQIDSQKQRV
- a CDS encoding COG1470 family protein, translating into MPAATAQTTAPTDPSTLTDSGVSSVQETTANQTQTVNASTTSDGSSSETSNYTKLYVESDYDHPDLKPGESTEFTVTVTNREDSEVTLDPHVYIPPTGENLIKKSWVTIEGDSTVGAGSETEFSVTISVPESAETGHYSGQVAFTDETVTYPGRPARPVHAASVRINVWKKPTVEIVSGTYVTGQVEAGDTATKQIVIKNTGDQAVPLSPQLSQERHRYGGSSSQLDPAWLDIDAPSTIELGETATVSVTVSPPESADSNRYSSQLDLGLKDPNRDGNNNHWQQINLNFEVWNQPEEPFTTSFEVSEETENITLTLGPRTSYYSSTDTTPSFDVTFVAPDGTMVTAKRVEVTNKGFVDLSESNNPNVQQQGAYGVRGDGKKFVYRVDDPDAGAWNLKVMPENAIGFTYEITRNENEA